A single genomic interval of uncultured Desulfobacter sp. harbors:
- a CDS encoding DUF6484 domain-containing protein — MNVSAVKKISELPTAQDLEGVQTGKIVKIDQKGNVFVDFPGNRKEAVQARITAAAAGSITRRPDDSDIQVLIAFEENDIHRPVIIDVVCDRIEAAAPAVTMERNHLDDVKIDGETVTFDAKKEIVLRCGKSSIRLTRAGKVIIRGAYLLNRSSGVNRIKGGSVQIN, encoded by the coding sequence ATGAACGTATCAGCGGTCAAGAAAATAAGTGAACTCCCAACAGCGCAGGACCTTGAAGGCGTTCAGACCGGAAAAATAGTAAAGATTGACCAGAAAGGGAATGTCTTTGTCGATTTCCCCGGTAACCGTAAGGAGGCTGTACAGGCCAGAATCACGGCGGCTGCGGCTGGCAGCATTACCCGGCGGCCGGATGACAGCGACATACAGGTCCTCATCGCCTTTGAAGAAAATGATATACACCGGCCCGTGATCATTGATGTGGTTTGTGACCGGATTGAAGCGGCAGCACCAGCCGTGACCATGGAACGGAATCATCTTGATGACGTGAAAATTGACGGAGAAACCGTTACATTTGATGCGAAAAAAGAGATTGTGCTGCGTTGCGGAAAATCAAGCATCAGATTAACAAGGGCTGGTAAAGTGATAATTCGGGGCGCGTACCTTCTGAACCGGTCATCTGGCGTCAATCGTATAAAGGGCGGCTCAGTGCAGATTAACTGA
- a CDS encoding DUF2169 domain-containing protein, with amino-acid sequence MDLLNATNMQAGYTMGMQPDGRESLVVVVKGTFRIPENGGRPELADEQVPLVEADEYTGEPGLSAPIYESDYARYKPKCDVILNGSAYAPDGVPVKKVRVSLTVGSMAKSFNVIGNRFWHKRFGFPRISRPEPFTVMPITYDVAFGGTDHTHEKPSKHEAFMLNPIGVGFHANQQGKFFKGKPLPNTEEVGKPIKSPTGNYRPMAFSPVGRGWELRYKLAGTYDQDWIDNVFPFLPSDFQDAYYQSAPIDQQTDYLKGGEIVKLINLTPQGQTVFRLPETDVPIVFFLKKGGHHETQAAADTLVLEPDLGRFTITWRASLPLKRDMFEVPQVLVGKKSRAWWRARELGKTYYSSLNELIQANQAELEEETE; translated from the coding sequence ATGGATCTTTTGAATGCCACAAATATGCAAGCCGGCTACACCATGGGAATGCAGCCTGATGGCCGTGAGTCGCTCGTTGTTGTCGTAAAAGGAACCTTCAGGATTCCTGAAAACGGTGGTCGACCTGAATTGGCTGATGAACAGGTTCCTCTGGTCGAAGCCGATGAATACACCGGTGAGCCTGGCTTGTCTGCGCCCATTTATGAAAGCGATTACGCAAGGTACAAACCTAAATGTGATGTTATTCTTAACGGGAGTGCATATGCGCCTGACGGCGTCCCGGTGAAAAAAGTTCGTGTGTCCCTTACAGTCGGGTCGATGGCCAAGTCATTTAACGTTATCGGTAATAGATTTTGGCACAAACGCTTTGGCTTCCCCAGAATTTCACGCCCGGAACCTTTCACCGTAATGCCCATAACTTATGACGTCGCATTTGGCGGGACTGATCATACCCATGAAAAGCCATCTAAACATGAGGCATTTATGCTGAATCCCATCGGTGTTGGGTTTCATGCCAATCAACAGGGAAAATTTTTTAAAGGTAAACCACTGCCGAATACTGAAGAGGTCGGCAAACCCATCAAAAGTCCTACCGGTAATTACCGCCCCATGGCATTTAGCCCGGTGGGGCGAGGTTGGGAACTACGCTATAAACTGGCGGGAACCTACGATCAAGACTGGATTGATAATGTATTTCCCTTTCTTCCTTCCGATTTTCAGGACGCTTACTATCAAAGTGCTCCCATTGATCAGCAAACAGATTATCTAAAGGGTGGTGAAATTGTAAAGCTGATCAATCTGACACCCCAAGGCCAAACCGTATTCCGTTTACCTGAAACGGACGTACCCATTGTGTTTTTCCTCAAGAAAGGCGGGCATCATGAAACACAAGCTGCGGCAGACACGCTTGTACTGGAACCTGATTTGGGTCGCTTTACCATAACCTGGCGGGCAAGCCTGCCATTAAAGAGAGATATGTTTGAGGTCCCCCAGGTGCTGGTGGGTAAAAAATCACGCGCCTGGTGGCGGGCGCGTGAGTTGGGCAAGACCTATTATTCTTCTTTAAACGAGTTGATCCAGGCCAATCAGGCAGAGCTCGAAGAGGAGACGGAATGA
- a CDS encoding PAAR-like domain-containing protein, whose translation MANNVFANGMEIACKAAAGKVICAFPDVCMTPPENPATPPGVPVPYPNTAMASDTTKGSKNVKISDKEIMLKNKSYFKTSTGDEAGCAAKKGVISSKNKGKVYFIKWSMNVKVEGENVDRHFDMTTNNHGSPTANEAVPWAYIDSAAMSDTDCKKVVEEKNNCVKKHIKKNASKAAKKRHKKPGVTGVAAAESNPRQTSLVDWDALADDEGSANKKDVQKTFCSDDKCKTKLKCALVPYDGFCCPAPDKEATPPVEEDTPHHIVPKSQFYKSGFAGKSSKAEQDKGAILKDSNGKNKYDPNKAPCICVPGAGHSEGKHGRIHEKTNMKTKTKRGVSLDESIPDGDEWTVGDAEAVGAEAVQEVVGCPKECTEAQLRAGHKTKPNSINKADKVRPTTAGATEDATIGAANV comes from the coding sequence ATGGCCAATAACGTTTTTGCTAATGGCATGGAAATCGCGTGTAAAGCGGCTGCAGGCAAAGTGATTTGTGCCTTTCCCGATGTCTGTATGACCCCGCCTGAAAACCCAGCGACCCCGCCCGGTGTGCCGGTACCTTATCCAAATACCGCCATGGCTTCGGATACCACAAAAGGCAGCAAAAATGTGAAGATCTCTGATAAAGAGATTATGTTGAAAAACAAATCTTATTTTAAGACGTCAACGGGTGATGAAGCGGGATGTGCAGCGAAAAAAGGGGTTATATCAAGCAAGAATAAAGGTAAAGTTTATTTTATAAAATGGTCGATGAATGTGAAAGTTGAGGGTGAAAATGTTGATCGGCATTTTGATATGACTACAAACAACCATGGTAGTCCGACTGCTAATGAGGCGGTACCTTGGGCGTATATCGATTCCGCGGCGATGAGTGATACGGATTGCAAAAAGGTTGTTGAAGAAAAAAATAATTGTGTTAAAAAGCATATAAAGAAAAACGCTTCTAAGGCAGCAAAAAAACGGCACAAAAAACCGGGTGTTACAGGGGTAGCTGCAGCGGAGAGCAATCCAAGGCAAACTAGTTTGGTTGATTGGGACGCGTTGGCAGATGATGAAGGATCGGCTAATAAAAAAGATGTTCAAAAAACTTTTTGCAGTGACGATAAATGTAAAACCAAATTAAAATGTGCACTTGTGCCATACGATGGATTTTGTTGTCCCGCGCCAGACAAAGAAGCCACGCCGCCGGTTGAAGAAGATACACCTCACCATATTGTTCCGAAATCGCAATTTTACAAATCCGGTTTTGCAGGCAAATCTTCTAAAGCGGAGCAAGATAAAGGTGCTATTCTAAAAGACAGTAATGGTAAAAATAAATATGATCCGAATAAGGCGCCCTGTATTTGTGTACCTGGAGCAGGTCATTCCGAGGGAAAGCATGGCCGAATACATGAAAAAACTAATATGAAGACGAAAACCAAGCGTGGAGTCAGTCTTGATGAATCTATTCCCGACGGCGATGAATGGACAGTCGGCGATGCGGAGGCTGTAGGGGCTGAGGCAGTTCAAGAGGTTGTTGGTTGCCCTAAAGAGTGTACTGAAGCGCAACTTAGAGCGGGGCACAAAACCAAACCAAATAGTATAAATAAAGCTGACAAGGTTAGGCCTACAACGGCTGGAGCCACGGAAGATGCCACGATTGGTGCGGCGAACGTTTAA
- a CDS encoding TIGR02270 family protein, producing MKKLMTIISTIIEQHAEEAAFLWLQRDAAVRDPHYNLKDLAKLDDRVEAHIDGLRIAGDAGWEICEQALEFEESGEVFAASVLAFEGGDAQRIETVIAAGAASEETWRGLVSAFGWLTQEQVNNLLPGLLKSEKSEYGRLGIAASAIHRRDPGAALVEALDDPEPQFQARALRAVGELKRRDLLPVLQRRFQSENTACRFWAAWSALLLGDFAAIEILKTFTAEESPLRQRAIQLLFRVIDSKQVQFELDELAKQLSGLRHAIIGSGVAGDPVRIPWLIELMNRPELARVAGEAFSMITGVDIAYADLDTDRPEYFHAGPTEDSEDEDVEMDPDEDLPWPDPELIGAWWHKNQISFQSGKRYLAGNVISSENCMHVLINGFQRQRMAAALELALLHPDRPLFEVRAPGYRQQRLLAAGL from the coding sequence GTGAAAAAACTGATGACCATTATCTCCACAATAATTGAACAACACGCCGAAGAGGCTGCTTTCCTCTGGCTGCAACGAGATGCCGCGGTTCGTGATCCACATTACAATCTTAAAGACCTCGCCAAACTTGATGATCGCGTTGAGGCTCATATCGATGGGCTGCGCATCGCTGGTGACGCAGGTTGGGAGATATGCGAACAGGCGCTGGAATTTGAAGAGTCCGGCGAGGTTTTTGCCGCTTCTGTTTTGGCCTTCGAGGGAGGGGATGCGCAACGCATCGAAACTGTCATTGCTGCGGGGGCTGCTTCGGAAGAAACCTGGCGTGGATTGGTCTCAGCTTTTGGTTGGTTAACCCAGGAGCAAGTCAATAATTTGCTTCCCGGACTGCTAAAATCTGAAAAGTCCGAATATGGACGCCTGGGGATAGCCGCAAGTGCAATCCATCGGCGAGATCCCGGTGCAGCATTGGTGGAAGCGCTTGATGACCCGGAACCACAATTCCAGGCACGGGCGTTACGGGCTGTCGGGGAACTAAAACGTCGCGATCTGCTGCCGGTCTTACAACGCCGGTTTCAGAGCGAAAATACCGCCTGCCGCTTCTGGGCGGCCTGGTCAGCGTTGTTACTGGGGGATTTTGCAGCTATTGAAATTCTTAAAACATTCACCGCCGAGGAATCACCTCTTCGTCAGAGAGCCATTCAACTTCTCTTTCGTGTAATAGACAGCAAACAGGTACAATTTGAATTAGATGAGCTTGCTAAACAACTATCTGGACTTCGTCATGCCATCATCGGCTCTGGCGTGGCCGGTGATCCTGTTAGAATTCCTTGGTTGATTGAGCTTATGAACCGGCCTGAACTGGCCCGCGTTGCTGGGGAAGCGTTTTCCATGATTACCGGTGTGGACATTGCCTATGCAGATCTTGACACCGATCGGCCTGAATATTTCCATGCCGGGCCGACGGAAGATTCCGAAGACGAGGATGTGGAGATGGATCCGGATGAGGATTTGCCATGGCCTGATCCCGAACTGATCGGAGCCTGGTGGCATAAAAATCAAATATCGTTTCAAAGCGGCAAGCGTTATCTGGCAGGCAATGTCATATCATCAGAAAACTGCATGCATGTTCTTATCAATGGGTTTCAGCGACAGCGCATGGCTGCCGCCCTGGAACTTGCGCTTCTGCATCCCGACCGGCCTTTGTTTGAGGTGCGCGCTCCGGGGTATCGGCAGCAGCGGTTGCTGGCGGCCGGGCTGTAA
- the tagF gene encoding type VI secretion system-associated protein TagF, which yields MLGLKKQKPAAAFFALGKHPAFNDYFNLNEPSTLSEAMTLWIEKGVQEKEKDRKTLRGDQCETNGAIHTYRFWMQAGRREELALGIVRDSCDTLGRAFPLLIMAHGIVKEWYKSWHYIFQEWEPVFRELETAATSQYLDFQEFQARLKKIRFPEKLAPSPCDDTGCPKVLVTPESILALFQHNQNQDAARIPASALKAPGGSCGGKIVKNHFFSKPAIPASMFVGGIPEAPTLFIYNRPLRAKDFSDLFNLVQSCRTGLHDSRLTTK from the coding sequence GTGCTGGGATTAAAGAAACAAAAACCGGCGGCAGCTTTTTTTGCCCTTGGCAAACATCCGGCGTTTAATGATTATTTTAACCTGAATGAACCGTCTACGCTTTCCGAAGCCATGACCCTGTGGATTGAAAAAGGCGTGCAGGAAAAAGAAAAAGATAGAAAAACGCTGCGCGGAGACCAATGTGAGACCAATGGTGCCATCCATACCTACCGTTTCTGGATGCAGGCAGGGCGCCGGGAGGAACTGGCATTAGGGATCGTCCGTGACAGCTGCGACACCCTGGGACGGGCCTTTCCCCTTTTAATCATGGCCCATGGTATTGTGAAAGAATGGTACAAAAGCTGGCATTATATTTTTCAGGAATGGGAACCTGTGTTCAGGGAACTGGAAACAGCGGCCACGTCCCAATATTTGGATTTTCAAGAATTTCAGGCCAGATTAAAAAAAATTCGATTTCCCGAGAAACTGGCCCCTTCCCCCTGTGACGATACCGGTTGCCCAAAGGTACTTGTAACACCTGAATCCATATTGGCGCTGTTCCAACATAACCAGAACCAGGATGCTGCCCGCATCCCGGCATCGGCTCTGAAGGCCCCGGGGGGTTCCTGTGGTGGAAAAATAGTGAAAAATCATTTTTTTTCAAAACCGGCAATACCTGCATCCATGTTTGTCGGCGGTATACCGGAAGCCCCCACCCTGTTCATTTACAACAGGCCCTTGCGTGCAAAGGATTTTTCCGATCTTTTCAATCTGGTTCAAAGCTGCAGAACAGGGCTCCATGACAGCCGTTTGACGACAAAATGA
- a CDS encoding type VI secretion protein IcmF/TssM N-terminal domain-containing protein, producing MKHMLTLLFKLLLLLVLLGAVGIAFYAGYVWTGWPLWLMVFIFLGGLGFFLGLLFIRKLWLKKREQKFVSQIIEQDNRQLKLMNEKEQQVSRQMQDKWKQAVDSLKKSHLKRKGNPLYVLPWYMIIGKSGSGKTTAIKSAGLSSSFSEVTSVTGISGTRNCDWWFLEQAVLIDTAGRYAVPVDQDRDKNEWQKFLTLLAKYRKKEPLNGLVVTVGAEDLNALSTEELERYGKEIRTRLDELMLVLNAKFPVYVLVTKCDLIQGMNQFCDFLGETNLNQAMGIVNDRLEHDALGLVSDGFRTIGEKIRDLRLLMMQTPQGRQVPPELILFPTEFEKIKQGVESFIKGVFQETPYQETPIFRGLYFSSGMQEGTPFSHFLKDLGLMGNQSVQPGTSRGLFLHDFFSKLLPLDRRLFQVTQRSAAWNRLTRNIGFAAWTTLIIAFCGVLSFSFVKNLQTMKSISGRLGDNQILSGELTSDIYALDRFKDAVKEIEAHNSHWMIPKLGLRESERLESELKNKYCSLVEKRFIDPFNKELGEYLADFNASTPSAHYITVIEHLVKRILILKARLPDSQPDIYENMALPVFSLDAPMAEQETGDIRLGISPLYLHYLYWQKDAQSLNLRMNRLQQLLARTLSIKGADLNWLVLWANADPQLSPVTLTEFWGRGAIDSENIFVPAGLTRAGKDKIDKFIADIEEALIEPLILSGKKRNFHQWYQTTCLDTWLHFVSNFDAGFNSLQTREGFEMLAGMVPTPRGPYLSLLTTLYNELGPFSKAENLPEWAGLVMELDHLEKQAKMLRVQRDQSSGVLKKTVSKVKSQIKGISKAEKIKKAMDSDTMIEAAKTFNSYQDAIVALPPMVSSRRASAKLASAIYSEDPANSDHVFFKAGQAVKKLKRMMGYPGKEPGQIWHLLEGPMNFYHEFSNKETACYLQKRWEQDVLVQFRDVSDDRNRNQVLLGPEGFVTTFVKGPGKPFIKRGLKKGFYSAKVMGRQIPFYKSFFQFLSRGRASAARTVKDSYGVKIKADPTDTNEDAAVKPEATRLELVCADQTILLENYNYPKEKVFTWAPESECEVIFSIKFRNLVLTRRYTGKNAFPRFLKSFSRGRVKFLPSDFPEHQDDLNRMGVKFIRVRYQFKGHQSVIGLLHAGPGRVPTEIVQCWD from the coding sequence ATGAAACATATGCTGACATTATTGTTCAAGCTTTTATTACTCCTGGTCCTGTTAGGGGCCGTGGGGATTGCATTTTATGCCGGATATGTCTGGACCGGATGGCCGTTGTGGCTGATGGTCTTTATTTTTCTGGGAGGACTGGGCTTTTTCTTAGGGCTTTTGTTTATCCGCAAACTATGGCTGAAAAAACGGGAGCAAAAATTTGTCAGCCAGATCATTGAGCAGGATAACCGGCAGCTGAAATTAATGAATGAAAAAGAACAGCAGGTTTCCCGGCAAATGCAGGATAAATGGAAGCAGGCGGTTGACTCATTAAAAAAATCCCACCTGAAAAGAAAGGGCAACCCCCTGTATGTCCTGCCCTGGTACATGATCATCGGCAAAAGCGGTAGCGGGAAAACCACGGCTATTAAAAGCGCTGGGCTGTCCTCATCCTTTTCCGAGGTTACCAGCGTCACCGGCATCTCGGGCACACGCAACTGCGACTGGTGGTTTCTGGAACAGGCCGTATTAATTGATACGGCAGGGCGGTACGCCGTCCCGGTGGATCAGGACCGGGATAAAAATGAATGGCAGAAATTTTTAACCCTTCTTGCAAAATACAGGAAAAAAGAACCCCTGAACGGGTTGGTCGTCACCGTTGGTGCAGAGGATTTGAACGCCCTTTCCACGGAGGAACTGGAGCGGTACGGCAAAGAAATCAGAACCCGTTTAGACGAACTGATGCTGGTATTGAATGCCAAATTCCCGGTGTATGTTCTGGTGACCAAGTGCGACCTGATCCAGGGAATGAACCAATTTTGTGATTTCCTGGGTGAAACAAATTTAAACCAGGCCATGGGCATAGTCAATGACAGGCTCGAACATGATGCCCTGGGATTGGTCTCTGACGGCTTCAGGACAATCGGCGAAAAAATAAGAGATCTCCGGCTGTTGATGATGCAGACCCCCCAGGGCAGACAGGTGCCCCCGGAACTGATCCTGTTTCCCACAGAGTTTGAAAAAATCAAACAAGGGGTTGAGTCATTCATCAAAGGGGTGTTCCAGGAGACGCCCTATCAGGAAACCCCTATTTTCAGAGGGTTGTATTTCAGCAGCGGCATGCAGGAAGGGACCCCCTTTTCCCACTTTTTAAAAGACCTTGGGCTCATGGGCAACCAAAGTGTGCAGCCCGGTACCAGCCGAGGATTATTTCTGCATGATTTTTTCTCTAAACTTCTGCCCCTGGACAGAAGGCTGTTCCAGGTTACCCAGAGAAGTGCGGCCTGGAACCGGTTGACCAGAAATATCGGGTTTGCAGCCTGGACAACTTTAATTATCGCTTTTTGCGGGGTGCTGAGCTTCTCATTTGTCAAAAACCTCCAGACCATGAAATCCATTTCCGGACGGTTGGGTGATAATCAGATTTTAAGCGGCGAGCTGACGTCAGATATCTATGCCCTGGACCGGTTTAAGGATGCGGTCAAAGAAATAGAAGCTCATAATTCACACTGGATGATCCCCAAACTCGGACTTCGGGAGAGTGAACGCCTTGAATCGGAATTAAAAAACAAATACTGCAGTCTGGTTGAAAAACGGTTCATTGATCCGTTTAACAAAGAGTTGGGTGAGTATCTGGCCGATTTTAATGCTTCGACACCGTCTGCCCACTATATCACTGTTATTGAACATTTGGTTAAACGGATCCTCATCCTGAAGGCCAGACTTCCAGACAGTCAGCCCGACATCTATGAAAATATGGCCCTGCCCGTATTCAGCCTGGACGCCCCAATGGCAGAACAGGAAACCGGGGACATCCGGCTTGGCATTTCCCCCCTTTACCTCCATTATCTGTACTGGCAGAAGGATGCCCAGTCTTTAAACCTGAGAATGAACAGACTCCAGCAATTGCTGGCCCGGACCCTGTCCATAAAGGGTGCCGATCTAAACTGGCTGGTACTGTGGGCCAATGCCGATCCTCAGCTATCACCGGTGACACTTACCGAGTTTTGGGGGCGTGGGGCCATTGATTCAGAAAATATTTTTGTACCGGCCGGATTGACCCGGGCCGGTAAAGATAAAATTGACAAATTTATTGCAGATATTGAAGAAGCATTAATCGAGCCCCTCATACTGTCAGGGAAAAAACGAAATTTTCATCAATGGTATCAGACCACCTGCCTGGACACCTGGCTGCATTTTGTTTCCAACTTTGATGCGGGGTTCAACAGCCTTCAAACAAGAGAAGGATTCGAAATGCTGGCCGGTATGGTTCCAACCCCCAGGGGGCCTTATTTATCGTTGCTGACCACCCTTTATAATGAATTGGGGCCATTTTCCAAGGCTGAAAACCTGCCGGAGTGGGCCGGACTGGTGATGGAGCTGGATCACCTGGAAAAACAGGCCAAAATGCTCCGGGTCCAGAGAGACCAATCCTCAGGGGTCCTGAAAAAAACGGTGTCAAAGGTCAAATCCCAAATTAAAGGCATTTCCAAAGCCGAAAAAATTAAAAAGGCCATGGATAGCGATACCATGATAGAGGCAGCCAAAACCTTTAACAGCTATCAAGACGCTATTGTTGCCCTGCCTCCCATGGTGTCGTCCAGGCGGGCATCTGCCAAACTGGCCTCAGCCATTTATTCCGAAGATCCGGCAAACAGTGACCATGTTTTTTTCAAAGCCGGACAGGCCGTAAAAAAACTGAAGCGAATGATGGGATATCCAGGCAAAGAGCCTGGGCAGATCTGGCATTTATTGGAAGGCCCAATGAACTTTTACCATGAATTTTCCAACAAGGAAACCGCCTGCTACCTTCAGAAAAGATGGGAACAGGACGTATTGGTGCAGTTTCGTGACGTCTCAGACGATAGAAATCGAAACCAGGTGCTGCTCGGCCCGGAAGGGTTTGTCACCACCTTTGTTAAAGGACCTGGAAAACCCTTTATTAAAAGAGGGCTGAAAAAAGGATTCTATTCTGCAAAGGTCATGGGGCGGCAAATTCCTTTTTATAAATCCTTTTTTCAATTTTTATCCAGAGGAAGGGCATCTGCCGCCCGAACCGTCAAAGACAGTTATGGTGTGAAAATAAAGGCGGACCCCACAGATACCAATGAGGACGCGGCAGTCAAACCGGAAGCCACGCGCCTTGAACTTGTCTGTGCCGATCAAACGATTTTACTTGAAAACTATAATTATCCCAAAGAAAAAGTGTTTACCTGGGCGCCTGAATCTGAGTGCGAGGTAATTTTCAGCATAAAATTCAGAAACCTGGTGCTGACCAGAAGATATACGGGGAAAAACGCATTCCCGAGATTTTTAAAATCATTTTCAAGGGGCAGGGTTAAATTTCTCCCCTCGGATTTTCCTGAGCACCAGGATGATTTAAATCGGATGGGGGTAAAATTCATCCGGGTCCGGTATCAATTCAAAGGCCACCAGTCTGTAATCGGGCTATTGCATGCCGGTCCCGGAAGAGTGCCCACGGAGATTGTCCAGTGCTGGGATTAA
- a CDS encoding DotU family type IV/VI secretion system protein, which produces MRLSDCFSGIFSYMLMLQQKESFERITFEQAVAYIDRLAREGEAQLKNTNATQEDYDLARFAVFAWADETILLGSWPGKTQWQAEPLQRKFYHTSDAGELFFQKLNTIGPHQNHVREVYFICLALGFTGQYHKQGDDLLLNQLKTSNLKLLTGSAVDLPAMDRMTLFPDAYATDQEEVSPQVKKGFSPLTALAFLVPLGLYGVLFFIYKFVLGNIGETIISRIP; this is translated from the coding sequence ATGAGGCTGTCGGACTGTTTCAGCGGTATCTTTTCCTACATGCTCATGCTGCAGCAAAAGGAAAGTTTTGAACGGATCACCTTTGAACAGGCAGTTGCCTATATTGACCGCCTGGCCCGTGAGGGCGAAGCCCAATTGAAAAATACCAATGCCACACAGGAAGATTATGACCTGGCCCGGTTTGCGGTGTTTGCCTGGGCCGACGAAACCATCCTGCTTGGGTCATGGCCGGGGAAAACCCAGTGGCAGGCGGAACCCCTTCAAAGAAAATTCTATCACACCTCGGATGCAGGGGAACTTTTTTTCCAGAAGCTGAACACCATCGGCCCCCACCAGAACCATGTCAGGGAGGTTTACTTTATCTGCCTGGCGTTAGGGTTTACAGGCCAATACCACAAGCAGGGAGATGATCTGCTGCTCAATCAACTGAAAACGTCCAATTTAAAACTTCTCACCGGCAGTGCCGTAGACCTGCCCGCCATGGACCGGATGACACTCTTTCCCGACGCCTATGCAACGGATCAGGAAGAGGTCTCCCCCCAGGTAAAAAAAGGCTTTTCCCCTTTAACGGCTCTGGCCTTTTTAGTCCCCCTGGGATTGTACGGGGTTTTATTTTTTATTTACAAATTTGTTTTGGGAAATATCGGAGAAACCATTATCAGCAGGATACCCTAA
- the tssK gene encoding type VI secretion system baseplate subunit TssK, giving the protein MVKPIFWHQGLFLQPHHFQLNDLYNQSLSAPWFKYSAPFFWGAGRFKIRESALSNSIFDMAQGEFLFPDNTLVVLGENAVIQPRSFESVWEDQGTPFSIYLGLKNWDNHGGNVMASDMNDDLSNVSRRFLCDGPPKTVNDLHGDGPEAEIRQMDFLVKIIWETEIHQMGDYQLIPIAQVVRQLDEIVVSDAYIPPCLNFQGSAILDGIIKEIKEQLTAKTRQLETLKRSKGVHTAEFGSRDMVYMLALRSLNRYLPLLNHQTSIRQTHPWMIYGVLKQIVGELSSFSAEVNSDGELEDGTALIPAYDHKKLWACFSAARQLITRLLDEITSGPEYIIPLHFDGTFFSADLSPDIFQGYCHFFLVLETQSDKESLFDAINHIAKLGTRETLPILIAQSLSGIKLEYLEIPPQELPRKTDAVYFHIDHNQKQWAPVEESNNISLYWDTAPEDLIVTLMVVKRGNE; this is encoded by the coding sequence ATGGTTAAACCGATATTCTGGCATCAGGGACTGTTTCTTCAGCCCCATCATTTTCAGTTGAACGACCTTTACAACCAGTCTTTATCGGCGCCCTGGTTTAAATATTCGGCCCCGTTTTTCTGGGGGGCCGGCCGGTTTAAAATCCGGGAATCGGCATTATCAAATTCCATTTTCGATATGGCGCAAGGGGAATTTTTATTTCCGGACAATACCCTGGTCGTTTTAGGGGAAAATGCAGTAATTCAACCGCGGTCATTTGAATCGGTATGGGAAGACCAAGGCACGCCCTTTTCCATTTATCTTGGTTTGAAAAACTGGGACAACCACGGCGGCAACGTGATGGCATCGGACATGAATGATGATCTGTCAAACGTGTCCAGGCGGTTTCTCTGCGATGGTCCCCCCAAAACCGTCAATGATTTGCATGGGGACGGCCCTGAAGCAGAAATAAGACAAATGGATTTTTTGGTGAAAATCATCTGGGAAACCGAAATTCACCAGATGGGGGACTATCAACTGATTCCCATTGCACAGGTGGTAAGGCAGCTGGATGAAATTGTGGTTTCCGATGCCTATATACCGCCCTGTTTAAATTTTCAGGGCTCTGCCATCCTGGACGGCATTATCAAAGAAATCAAAGAGCAGTTAACCGCGAAAACCAGGCAGCTTGAGACACTGAAACGTTCAAAGGGCGTCCATACGGCTGAATTCGGATCAAGAGATATGGTTTACATGCTGGCCCTCAGATCATTGAACCGGTATCTGCCGTTGCTGAACCACCAAACATCCATCCGCCAAACCCATCCATGGATGATATATGGAGTACTCAAACAGATTGTCGGGGAACTGTCATCCTTTTCAGCGGAAGTTAACTCAGACGGTGAACTTGAAGACGGCACCGCCCTTATTCCGGCATATGACCATAAAAAATTATGGGCCTGCTTTTCTGCCGCCCGGCAATTGATCACCCGGCTCCTGGACGAGATCACCTCGGGACCGGAATATATTATTCCCCTTCATTTTGACGGTACATTTTTCAGCGCAGACTTGTCCCCTGATATTTTCCAGGGGTACTGCCACTTTTTTCTTGTGTTGGAAACCCAGTCAGACAAGGAGTCTCTTTTTGACGCCATCAACCACATCGCAAAACTGGGGACACGAGAGACACTCCCCATCCTGATCGCTCAGTCCCTTTCCGGTATTAAACTGGAATATCTGGAAATACCGCCCCAGGAACTGCCGAGGAAAACAGATGCGGTGTATTTCCATATTGATCATAACCAGAAACAATGGGCACCGGTGGAAGAAAGCAATAATATTTCCCTATATTGGGACACGGCACCCGAAGACCTCATTGTGACACTCATGGTGGTTAAAAGGGGGAACGAATGA